The Tigriopus californicus strain San Diego chromosome 5, Tcal_SD_v2.1, whole genome shotgun sequence genome includes a region encoding these proteins:
- the LOC131881240 gene encoding zinc finger matrin-type protein 3-like, translating into MGSEPHPPSTTVQVTFCTSGVTADSLAKQVTLPAVNPESRPVLHRILNEPHWQFLHAWIGACPEPPPESLLRQCQPFYCGLCAVRINARDQAQHHYNGQTHAKRSRSYWLAQVSPCSAKGGKRLGSEQHHWLPTKKAKGRGDPQAMFCQICSCGFTSPKQVDIHMAGRNHRRKMAGLPELKRGYFNSKTGGWQREPRVLPELDPSNATARNPHHLITLTPDSPGSSGPSVRTPDVNGPFFCGPCQVSATSQMQLDLHLKGKNHKKVVKRLDLSPPTAPLRTVKPPTANVPLSGVDFSSFRTPSGQYYCAPCNVSLNSASQFGQHTSSKKHRQTLLANKVKASQVKRKPPIKASSVFIVKRPQLVAHHGRSD; encoded by the exons ATGGGCTCGGAACCTCACCCGCCTTCAACGACCGTTCAAGTGACCTTCTGTACTTCGGGTGTCACGGCTGATTCCCTTGCTAAACAGGTCACTTTACCCGCCGTCAATCCTGAGTCTCGGCCCGTGCTTCACAGAATCCTGAATGAGCCGCATTGGCAATTCTTACACGCTTGGATTGGCGCTTGTCCCGAACCGCCCCCGGAATCGCTCTTAAGACAATGTCAACCCTTCTATTGCGGTTTGTGCGCCGTCCGTATCAACGCTCGAGATCAAGCCCAACACCACTACAACGGCCAAACGCACGCCAAGCGCTCCCGCAGTTATTGGTTGGCCCAAGTCAGCCCGTGTTCGGCAAAAGGCGGAAAAAGGTTAGGATCTGAGCAGCACCACTGGTTGCCGACTAAGAAGGCCAAAGGTCGAGGGGATCCACAAGCCATgttttgccaaatttgcagCTGCGGGTTCACGTCTCCCAAGCAAGTCGACATTCACATGGCTGGTCGTAATCATCGTAGGAAAATGGCCGGTTTGCCCGAGCTAAAACGCGGTTATTTCAACTCGAAAACGGGTGGGTGGCAGCGAGAACCCAGGGTTTTACCTGAGTTGGATCCCTCCAATGCAACGGCACGAA ATCCCCACCATTTGATCACTTTGACCCCTGATTCGCCCGGATCCTCCGGCCCATCCGTGCGCACCCCCGATGTCAATGGACCGTTCTTTTGCGGCCCATGTCAAGTGAGTGCCACTTCTCAGATGCAATTAGATCTGCATTTGAAAGGCAAGAATCACAAGAAGGTCGTTAAACGATTGGATTTGTCACCACCCACTGCTCCACTCCGGACAGTGAAGCCTCCCACGGCCAACGTTCCCTTGTCGGGAGTGGACTTCAGCTCATTTCGTACCCCTTCTGGCCAATACTATTGCGCTCCTTGCAACGTTAGTTTGAATTCAGCCTCTCAATTTGGTCAACATACCTCCAGCAAGAAGCATAGACAGACATTGTTGGCTAATAAAGTGAAAGCATCCCAAGTCAAACGGAAGCCACCCATAAAGGCTAGTAGTGTCTTCATTGTTAAGAGACCGCAATTGGTTGCACACCATGGGCGTTCCGATTGA